The window CGTTAGCTTGCCCTTCGGTGAACAGGGTCACGTGCATCAGGTCGTGGGCGACTTCCTGGCTGACCTCGGCGCGCAGCGAAACCTGGTTGTAGCGAGGTTCGTCTGCCAGGGCTCCCAGGCTGGTGGCGCACAGGGCGATGGCGGCGGCGATGGCGGTGAAGGGTTTCTTCAGTACAGACATGGATGACTCCTTGCTCCAGAAAATGTCCCGGCCACAGCGTAGTAGAGGCTGTGGCGAGGACTGTCAGACCCTTTGACGGAGATTCGTTCCCCAGAGGGTTAAGAGCGGGTGTCACCAATTGTTTCCGACCGCCAGGACCCGCGCTGGAGTATGCTGTGGCGCTATGCCGCATAAGTTGGAGGGGGCTCTTGGCTATACTCGCGCAAATTCCGGAATTCACCATGCGCACACCGGTTTTCCAGCTTTCCGCCAGTCGTCAGAACCTCCTGCATCTGACGCTTATCCGTATCCTCGTGCTTGCCGCCCAGGCCGGTTCCGTCGGGCTCGCCTACAAGGCCCAGCTGATCCAGCTGCCATGGCTGGCCCTGAGCGTGACCCTCGGCGTTTCCCTGGTGCTCTGCCTGGGCACCGCGCTGCGCCTGCGCGGTCCGTGGCCGGTGACCGAGCTGGAATATGCCGTCCAGCTGGCCTGCGACCTGCTTATCCACAGCGTGCTGCTGTATTTCTCCGGCGGCTCCAGCAACCCCTTCGTTTCCTATTACCTGGTGCCGCTGACCATCGCCGCGGCGACCTTGCCCTGGCTCTACACCATCGTTCTCGCCGGCCTCGCACTGGCCAGCTACACCGTGCTGCTGGTGTGGTTCCACCCGTTGGAGATGGCCGCCGGGCAACGCGACAACCTGCTGGTCTATGGCATGTGGCTGAGCTTCGCCCTGGCCGCCGCGCTGATCACCTTCTTCGTGGCGCGCATGTCCGAATCGCTGCGCCGGCAGGAGCAATTGCAGGCTCAGCGCCGCGAGGAAGGCATGCGCGACCAGCAACTGCTCGCCGTGGCCACCCAGGCCGCCGGCGCCGCCCATGAACTGGGCACGCCGCTGGCGACCATGAGCGTACTGCTCAAGGAATTGCGCCAGACCAATGCGGACCAGCCGCTGCTGCAGGAAGATCTCGCCCTGCTGCAGGAGCAGGTGAAGCTCTGCAAGGACACCCTGCAGCACCTGGTGCGCGCCGCCG of the Pseudomonas sp. PSE14 genome contains:
- a CDS encoding ATP-binding protein, which codes for MRTPVFQLSASRQNLLHLTLIRILVLAAQAGSVGLAYKAQLIQLPWLALSVTLGVSLVLCLGTALRLRGPWPVTELEYAVQLACDLLIHSVLLYFSGGSSNPFVSYYLVPLTIAAATLPWLYTIVLAGLALASYTVLLVWFHPLEMAAGQRDNLLVYGMWLSFALAAALITFFVARMSESLRRQEQLQAQRREEGMRDQQLLAVATQAAGAAHELGTPLATMSVLLKELRQTNADQPLLQEDLALLQEQVKLCKDTLQHLVRAAEADRRQAVVEQGADEWVDAVLHRWHLMRPEASYRYQTLGKGKAPRMVPPTDLSQALLNLLNNATDACPDDLDVRLDWDAGEICLSIRDQGPGVPLAIAEQLGKPFFTTKGKGFGLGLFLSQASVTRAGGTVKLYNHEDGGTLTELRLPRSYGVA